In Aegilops tauschii subsp. strangulata cultivar AL8/78 chromosome 3, Aet v6.0, whole genome shotgun sequence, one genomic interval encodes:
- the LOC120975697 gene encoding high mobility group B protein 4-like produces the protein MQMFGMAEKEMELVVMKSKAEKDSNKPKRPLSAVLVLMDSFRKDSNIKHVSMVGKGGGEGSLIAKAKYTKKIDTYNNPLAGEASDDSDNSQSEVSGAKQQEGEGVSEMSPLSLIASVTD, from the exons ATGCAGATGTTCGGGATGGCGGAGAAGGAGATGGA ACTTGTGGTGATGAAGAGCAAGGCCGAGAAGGACTCCAACAAGCCCAAGCGCCCTCTGAGCGCCGTCTTAGTCCTCAT GGACAGCTTCAGGAAGGACTCCAACATCAAGCATGTCTCCATG GTTGGCAAGGGCGGTG GAGAAGGCTCCCTAATTGCCAAGGCCAAGTACACCAAGAAGATCGACACCTACAATAACCCACTG GCAGGAGAGGCGTCCGACGACTCTGACAATTCCCAGTCTGAGGTGAGCGGCGCAAAGCAgcaggagggggagggggtctCTGAAATGTCGCCACTTTCGCTCATTGCTAGTGTCACCGATTGA